The following proteins are encoded in a genomic region of Nicotiana sylvestris chromosome 4, ASM39365v2, whole genome shotgun sequence:
- the LOC104245855 gene encoding uncharacterized protein has translation MDKDTKESKYMHALPFPQKQRREKLDKQFGRFLEVFKQVHVNIHFTEVLSQMPTNAKFLKDILYKLRKEEETLVVKLTEHCSGASINLMLLSIFRKLEGEIGEIRLIHVSLQLADQTTIILERIVEDVLVRVDKFVFSVNLIVVHMEENRDVPLILRRSFKAMGRAILDIQERQLMLSVGEERLIFKMEGERGA, from the exons ATGGATAAGGATACTAAGGAGAGCAAATACATGCATGCTCTACCTTTCCCCCAGAAGCAAAGAAGAGAGAAGTTGGACAAACAATTTGGGCGCTTTCTAGAAGTGTTCAAGCAAGTGCATGTGAATATACATTTTACAGAGGTGCTTTCACAGATGCCAACTAATGCTAAATTCTTGAAGGATATATTATACAAGTTGCGGAAAGAGGAAGAGACATTAGTGGTCAAGCTCACCGAGCATTGTAGTG GTGCTTCTATTAATCTTATGCTTTTGTCTATTTTCAGGAAATTAGAGGGAGAGATTGGAGAAATCAGGTTAATACATGTGTCCTTGCAGCTGGCGGATCAAACCACAATCATACTTGAAAGAATAGTAGAAGATGTgctagttcgggtagataaattTGTGTTCTCTGTGAACTTGATTGTGGTACACATGGAGGAGAATAGGGATGTTCCTCTAATTTTAAGAAGATCCTTCAAGGCTATGGGTAGAGCAATTCTGGATATTCAGGAAAGGCAACTCATGCTCAGCGTAGGGGAAGAAAGGTTGATTTTCAAGATGGAAGGAGAAAGGGGGGCCTAA